From the genome of Haloarchaeobius salinus, one region includes:
- a CDS encoding peroxidase-related enzyme (This protein belongs to a clade of uncharacterized proteins related to peroxidases such as the alkylhydroperoxidase AhpD.), with amino-acid sequence MSDDTPAMTRFPVPDVDELPDDLRERIDEEEERAGFVPNVFLAYGYKPSHFRAFFDYYDALVEDTALEREEVEMIVVAVSGANDCYYCNVAHGALVRIYADDPHLADQLVSNHRIADVGDGHRAMLDLAVKLTEEPATVDEADFETLREHGFSEEAIWDIGSVAAFFNLSNRMAHLADMRPNAEFHTMGR; translated from the coding sequence GTCCCGGACGTCGACGAACTTCCCGACGACCTGCGCGAGCGCATCGACGAGGAGGAGGAGCGCGCCGGCTTCGTCCCGAACGTCTTCCTCGCCTACGGCTACAAGCCCTCGCACTTCCGCGCGTTCTTCGACTACTACGACGCGCTCGTCGAGGACACCGCGCTCGAACGCGAGGAGGTCGAGATGATCGTCGTCGCGGTCAGCGGCGCGAACGACTGCTACTACTGCAACGTCGCCCACGGGGCGCTTGTCCGCATCTACGCGGACGACCCGCACCTCGCCGACCAGCTCGTCTCAAACCACCGGATCGCGGACGTCGGCGACGGCCACCGCGCCATGCTCGACCTCGCGGTGAAGCTCACCGAGGAGCCCGCCACGGTCGACGAGGCCGACTTCGAGACCCTCCGCGAGCACGGCTTCTCCGAGGAGGCCATCTGGGACATCGGGAGCGTCGCGGCCTTCTTCAACCTCTCGAACAGGATGGCACATCTGGCCGATATGCGCCCGAACGCCGAGTTCCACACGATGGGGCGGTAA